The following nucleotide sequence is from Desulfovibrio desulfuricans.
CCACCAGGGCGGCGGCAACATTGCGCTCCTCAAGGGCGGACCAAACATGCACATTGAGTTGCAGGTAGGGCATGAGGATTTTGGTCAACATGAGTGCACCCCCGGTCATGCCGATGACATAGGCAAGGTGCCCGGCAAGACCGAGGGTGGCGGCAGGGTCAACAAGCATGCCGATACCAAGACAGAGGGCAAGCAGGAGCAAGGCGCGGAAATCGTAGAATGGGCGAAGGGTAGCAATGAGCTTTTTAAGCAGGGACATGACGGCCTCCGGTTGATGTTTCCGGGGGCAGACAACCCGCCCCCGGACGCGTCAGCCCTGCCGTGGTGGTGTTATTGATTGGCAGATAGCGGAAACGCGTAGGGCCACCATACGGTGGCCCATGCAAGGAGGTCTTTTAATTTGGGAGAAAAATTAGAATGGATCGTTTTGTTCGCTGGCCAGTTTTTTCATACTGGCAAATGCGGCCTTTGGTGCAACAAAACGTACATACAAAGTTGCATTCACCAGCTCCATGTCAACGACCCGCATGTCTTCTGGGGCACATTGAACGAGGTCAGCATAATTTGTGCTTGTTTTTCTGCACTGTGTCAGTACATCATTTTGCACTAACGTATAGATAAGATTATTACTGCCATTGAGAGCTGCCGCTTCAAAGCCATTAACTGCGCTATGCACGGCCTCTAGACCTTTTGTATGGATCACATTGATCACATCACAACTATTGCTGCCAGACCGCATGAGGGCCAAAGAGTACCCATTATTACTCACAGCGCCCATAGTTTTAATAGCGCGCTGTTCGTCCAATTTTGTTTTGAGCACAATCGTTGTCAGCTTGCCGTCAGCAAAAACAAATCCCTGTCCCCATTTGTCATTACCCGCAAAGCTCTGTTTATCACGGCACAACGCGCCCTTCTGCAGATCATTGCAAGGTACCATGCCTTTGATCTTGGCAATATCGGCACGAGGTTGTCCGTAATAAAAATCCTTAAAAAGCTGAGGGCCATCTGCGTGGGCATTAACCGCACAACAGCACAGCACCATAATTGCAAGGATAATTCGCATCACACCTCCCATATTATGCCTCTCGGCACCACCAGAGCACACGCCCGATAACGCGCAATGACTCTCTGACTATCTCGTCCGTCATATCCAACTCTTGGGGCGCGTATGCGTCACGGTTGTCTGACACCAGCACTATTTTGCCGGGGCGTTTATCCAGACGCTTGACCAGCACGCTATCGTCGACGCCCACTGCATAGATGCCGCCCGATACAACATCGGTCTGTGCCAGATTGACCAGGGCGAGGTCGCCGTTTTCGAGCGTGGGGCGCATACTGTCGCCAGTGATGGACATCAGCACCATTTGCGTTGGGCAGCCCTTACGGCGCAGCCAGTCCGATCGAAATCCAAAATATCCCTTGATATTGTCAGACACCTCAAGACTACCCGTGCCAGCGGAGAGCCGCGCCTCAACTTTGGGCACGTAGATTGTCTGCACTCCATCGGGTGCAACGACCGACACGTCAGCCGTCCCAACCTCACCTTGCCCCGCATTTGCCGCAGACTGCCCGCAACTGATGGCTGACGCGTCAGCCATTTTGCTATCCACATACATTGCCCCTTGCCCCTGAAACAGCCACATGGGCGAGATGCCATAGGCCGTGCAGATGCGTTTGCGCACCTCAGCCTTGGGCATGCGCCCCGCCAGATAATTGTTGAGCGCGCGCACCGTGACGCCGACTTTATCCGCAAAGTCAGCAGGACTGTCCGGCCCCATAAGCGCCCTGATTCGTTCGCCTATTCCGTTTTGTTCCATTTATTTTCCAAGTTTGAAGAACAAAGTCTTGACTTGTTCTAAATTTGTTCCTACTGTTTCCAACAGAGAACAACAGAAAACAGCAGCAAGTGGACTCTGCCAGATTTGGCACAAGGACACAAGGCTTCCAGGCACAAGGAGGGCAAAAATGGCCAGAACAAGGCGCAACATCAGAACAATACAGGAGGTTAGCGCCGACTTTCAGCAGCGCGGGAAATCCGTTGCTGAGTGGGCGCGTGAGCATGGCCTGCGGCCTGGGGTCGTTTACGACCTTATGCTGGGCCGATCTGCTGGCAAGCGCGGGGAAGCGCACCGGGCAGCCGTGCTGTTGGGCATCAAGGACGGCGTGGTTGACCGCGCTGGCGCAGCCTGAACAAAGATAGAACAAAAGCGCGAAGCCACCGACATGACTCCGCGCCAAACGCAAAAGGAGACCCCAGATGCGTACAGAGCACACTATCAATAACGAGACCGGGCCGCAATACGCCTCCCCTGTGTCCCGCGACCTTGAGGGCCTGTCGCACGAGTTGATGGGCATGTCTACGGAGGTCACCGGGCAACAATGGGCGCGGCTGCGGCTTATCGTCATGCAGCTGCGGAGCATTGCCGGGCAAGTGGATGGATTGGTTATCCCGGAGGGTGTGTAGGATGAAAATATTTCTCTGCATGTCAAAGCACCTATTCCCGAGCATCAAGGATGACGACTGGCGCGAAGGGGGTCTGCCTATTGAGGCAAGCTCAGCTTTGAGTGCCGCAATTGATTTTGTACACAAGTATCCAGATAAGGCAGGCGTAGATGCGCTCGCTTATAACGAGAGTGATAAGCTGTTTATTTGGGTCAAGCATCCATCCGGAGGAGATGTAACAGGGTTTACCGTAACAATTATCGCAGAATATCGCATAACAAGCGCGTCCGAAAACTGCTACTTCTGGGGGGATGGCAATGCGCCTGTGTAACCCCGACTGCCTCATTGATTGGAAGCCTGTGCAGCCGCCCAAGTACAAAAAGGACTATGAGGGGAAGCTGCTGCGGATACCCACTTTTTCCAGATATCGCCCTGACGGGGCAGATTTGCCGCCGGACGGAGCGGTGGTGTGCATCGAGCGCCGCTACAACAACGGATCACAATTTGAGATGCAGGTCAGTTGGCGCTGCCCGGCCTGCGATCATCCGCATACCGGCTATGTGCCGGAAGCCTGGATTGCCGAGGACAAGGCACAGTTTGTGGAGCCGTCAGGCCTCGCAGACGCAACCTGCGCCATCGGCGACCACCCTGCGGTGCTGTATCTGGCCACAAGTTACAGCCATCCCGATGCGGCCAAACGTGCGGCGCGGGCAAATCTGGCATCGCAGTGCTCTGCGTGGTTCATGCGCCGGGGCTGGTGCGTCATATCACCGCTGAGCATGGGGCATGCCATCGCAGTTGAGGGGGCCGAATTGCCCTCGGATTTTGCGGCATATCAGGAGGTATGCTTGCGCATGCTGGAGGCCAGCGACGCACTGGTGGTGCTGTTGCTGGACGGCATACGCGAGAGCGTGGGCGTAGCCGCAGGAATTGACCATGCACGCAAGCTCGGCATCCCGCTCAACCAGGTCAAGTTGCCGGGGCCGGACGCCTCCGGCGATGCACAGTTTGAACTGGTCCATAACCCCAGGTGGTGGCGCTGATGACCAGGAAATCTGACAGCGATTCGGCGGCCCAACGGGCGCTGCGCATAGCGGAGCTGCTGTTTGGCCGTGTGCTTGATGGGTACAGCAACAAGGAAATTGCGGACGCCCTGGGCTACACCGCCTGCAATGTCTCCCGCGACCTGGAGACCCTGCGCAGCAGGGGCTGGGCGGAGAAACTGGACACAGGCCGCTGGGCGCTGACCACAAAGCCTGTGGCGTTGATGCGCAAATATCAGGATTACATGGCCGATTTGGCCGCCCGGCGCGATGCCTTTGACGCGCGGGTGCAGGCACAGGCCAAAAATCTCTAGGAGCAGGATATGACCAAGAGTGATGTACAACCCACAGTTGCCAGCCCCGCACGCGGGCGGCGTGCAAATAATGCCGAAACGGCCAACGCGGAGCTGGTTGCCACAGATACCTATGAGGCCGGGGCCACGGCTCTGGTTGCGGGCCTGCGGCAGGGCAGCATTGCCCTGCCCAAGGAAGAAATGGCGCAGAGCCTGCACATGGCCGAGACCATTGGCCGTATCAGTGCGTTCCAGATCAACGAAGCTTTTAACCGCGTTGCAATGCTCAAACTGTTGCAGGAGATCCGCGACACCCGCAGTTACAAGGGCGCTACGGTTTCCATGCGCGGTTCCGGTGAGCTGGTGACCGTCACAACCTGGGAGGATTTCTGCGCAGCCAGCGGCTACAGCCATAAAAAAATAAATGAAGATTTGCAGAATCTTACGGCATTTGGCGGTGATTTTTTGGAGCTGCAGGACAAGCTGGGCCTTGGCTACCGCGATTTGCGGCTGCTGCGCAAAGGGTTGGCCGAGTCGCCGCCCGAGGAACGCGAGGCCGTGCTGGCTGATGTGACCGCCGTAGACGGGCCAGACGAGTTGCAGGAGCGCCTGGAAGATTTGCGGCTGCGGCTGGCACAGGCAGAGGCCAAGGCCAGGGAAACTCAGGCTGATATCGAGGCTAAAGAAAAGGTGAGCCGCTCAAAAACTGAAAAGCTCGATGAGCTGTCAGAGCAGGTTGCGAGGCTGACCAGCAGCCATCCTGACGACAAGGCCAAGGCACGCATTACCCGCAACACCAACTCGCTCAAACTGTTGGATGAGGCCTGCGCCGAGGTTACGCACAAAATTACCATTTTGTGCGCCCAGGCTAACGCCATCCTGGCCGATGACGAGAGCACCGAGGAGACCTGCATGCAGGTACACCGGCGCGTGAGTATACTCGTTGAGCACACGGCGGCCAGCCTTGTTGGTAGCGGCGTTGACGTTGACCTGACCGCATGGGTGCAGGCCTCGCCTGCATCAGTGACTGAGGCGTAACCATGACACCCGCGCAACTCCAATATCTGCACGATGTGGCACGCCAGCTGGATGCTGCCCCTGCGGGGGGCGGTGAGCGCGGGCAAATCGTGGCGCGGGCGGCCCAGGCCTTGGGCAAGAGTCCCAAGACTCTCTATGGGCTGTTGCGCAAGCACGTTGGCTGGCAGAGCGGGCGTAAGCCCCGCGCCGATGCAGGAAAGTCGTGCGTAGACCGTGACCTGGCACTTGCTGTCGGCGGAATTGTGCATTTGGCCCGCCGACAAAACGGCAAGCGCACACGCACCATCAAGGGTGCGCGGGAGACTCTGGCGGCCAATGGATATGGCGTCATTAACAATGATACGGGGGAGGTTGTCATGCCCAGCGCCGCAACATTATCGCGGGCCATGCGGCAGCACTGCTGCCACCCGGAGCAGTTGAGCGGCGCTGCTCCGGCTACGTCACTGCGCAGCCTGCATCCTAACCACACATGGCAGGTAGATGCCTCGGTGTGCGTGCTGTACCGCATGCGCGGCAGCCAATCCGTGCGGCTGCTCAACGAGCGGGATTACAACGAGCACAAGCCGGGCAAACTGGTGGAGATCTCCGGGCAACGCATTCTGCGATATCTGGTCATCGACCACTACAGCGGCAACATCTATCTGCATTACGAGCAGGCCAAGGGCGAGGACGCCCTGGGCGTCATCAAGGCACTGATTGGTGCAATTGATGACCGCGGCGCGCGTGACCCAATGCACGGCGTACCAGCACAGGTGTTTATGGACCCCGGCAGCGGCAACAAATCGAGCCTGTTGCTCAATTTTGTGGAGCAACTCGACATCAAGCCTCTGCACCACGCCGCTGGCAATGCCCGCGCCACGGGTGGCGTAGAGGTGAGTCAAAACATTGTGGAGACGCAGTTTGAGGGCCGACTGCGGTTTATGGCGGTGCCCAGCGTTGCCGATTTGCAGGCCAAAGCAGATGCCTGGCGTGCCCACTACAACGCTACGCAGATACTGCGGCGGGCGGGCAAAACGCGCAACGCGTTGTGGGCAACCATAACGAGTGAGCAGCTCCGCACCGTGAGCCGTGAGGTTATGGAGGCCATAGCCGCCTGGGGCGATGTGCGCCGCAAGGTGGACGGGCATTTCAAAATCTCCGTTGATACGCGGGCCTTCGGGGTGCGCGAGTATGACCTGCGGGAGCTTGGATACCACGGATTGTGCGTGGGTGACATGGTGCGGGTGCGACTCAACCCGTTTTTGGCACCCGTGATCCGCGTCATCAAGACACAAGCGGACGGCACGGAGCTGATGTTTGAGGTGTCGCCCATCGACAAGGATGCAGCGGGCTTTGACATTACCGCTCCGGTGATCGGGCAGGAGTATCGGGCACAGCCCAAAACCAGGCCGCAACGCGCCCTGGATGATGTGCTCAAGACTGCCTACGGCACCGCCAGCGTTGAGGAGGCGGCAAAACACCACAAAGCCCGCAATAAAACGCCGTTTGCAGACATTGACCCGATGGCAGACGTCAAGCAGGCCCCCATGCAGTTTCGTGCCAGCGGCACCCCGATGGATGTGGCTGGCACAATGGCTCAGGCAATGCCACTCAACCACGCCCAGGCGGCACAGCGCCTGCGCGGTATGTGCGGCCAGGCCTGGAAGGAAAACCCGGCTGGCTGCATGGCTATGATCAAGCAGCGTTACCCCACACAGGTGCCGGAGGACAAACTGCAGGAGATGGCTGACGCCATCAACGGGCTGCATGAAGCTGGTCAGCATGAGGTTGGGACACGGCCCGCAAGCGGCACGGCCAGCATTACCCATATTGACCTGCGCGGAGGTTTGGCATGCGCAAATTAGCCGCCCCCGCAGAGTTTAAGGCCCTCATTGCCACGCACGGCGGTCAGCGCCAGGCGGCAAGGGCCTGCAAGGTCAGCCCGGCCCTGATCAACCTGCTGGCTAATCAGGGCATGCCGCCCAAGACAGGCTGGGCGAGCCTGCAAAACGCCCTTCAACAATGGCTAACCGCCCAAGGGGCCACCGCCGACACGGTGACCAGGGCGCTGCGCGAGGCCGCACCAAAGGTCAGAACCCCGCGCAAGATCATCAACAAGGCCCAAATCAGGGCCAATACAGCAGGAGAAGACCCCATGATCTTTGGCAAACAGACGCTTGTTCAGGGTGCCCGGAAACATTTTTCTCTCACGCGTGATCCGTTTTCTGACCCGCAGACGGTGGAAGAAATCTATTTGACGCCGGAATCCCGGTATGTGCGCGAGGTGATGTACGACGCCGCCTGCAATGGCAATTTTTTGGCCGTAATCGGCGAGAGCGGCAGCGGCAAAAGCACGCTGCGCGAAGAAATGATTGAGCGGCTCAAGACGAGCGGCGAGAGCGTCATAGTGATTGAGCCGTACACTCTCTCCATGACCGAGACGGACAAATACGGCAAACCGCTGCGCGCCCAGCACATTGCCGAGGCCATCATTGATACTGTGCAGCGCGGTGCCCGGTGCGCGGGCAGCCCTGAAATGCGCGGGCGCATGCTGCACCAGATGCTGATTGCCAGCAGCCGGGGCGGCAACCGCCATGTGCTCGTAATTGAGGAGGCCCACGACCTGCATGTGCAGACCATCAAGAGCCTCAAAAGGTTTTGGGAGCTGAAAGACGGTATGCGCCGCCTCTTGTCCATCATCCTCATCGGGCAAACCGAGCTGCGGGGCAAGCTCTCCAACACACAGGCTGAGGTGCGCGAGGTTGTGCAGCGCTGTGATGTGATCGACCTGCCGCCCATCAAGGACCCGGAGGCGTATCTGGCGTTTCGATTCAAGGTCGCGGGAGCGGACATTACCAGCATTTTTGAACCTGACGCGTTGGCCCTGTTGCGGGAGCAGCTCGTGGTGGCCAGCAGCCTCAACAGCAACGGCGTGTATCTGGGCTATCCCCTCGCCATTGCCAACCTCGCACGGGCGGCAATGTCCAAGGCCTACGAAATCGGCGAGTCCATCGTGACCGGTGACGTTATGCGCCTGGTGCAGCCCAAGGAGGCTGGCCGTGTCTGATAAGGAGTTTGTCGATCTGGTGCGCGCCATGCGCAATGCCCAGACCATCTATTTCCGGTCTAAAAATTGGAGTGATCTGCGTTACGCCAGAGACTACGAGCAACGCGTGGACAATGAGCTGCGGATCAGGGCCGAGGCAGACCGCCCGAAGCAGGCGGCGTTGATATGAGCGGGCGTTCTACCCTGACTATCACAGGCAAAAGCATTACCGCGACCGGCAAGGCCGCAAACCATATTTTCAAAGCCCTACAGGAGATCAACATGGCAAAGCGCGTCAAACCCGTATTGCAGCTGCCCGTTATCAATTCCACAGAGGACGCTGACGCGGTACTGGCTGAAATTGCCGCACACAGGCGCAAGATTGAGTTGTACGAAATTGGCCTGCGCGAAAGCGTTGATGCTCTCAAAACCGAATGCACAGACAAGTGCGAGGCTCATAAGCAGGCTATTTCCACACGGGAGCAGGCCCTGATGCAGTTTGCCCTGGCGCGGCGCGACGATGTTTTCAAGGGCCGCAAATCTGTAGCGCTGACATTTGGCAGCTTCGGGTTTCGCGCTTCATCCACTCTCAAAACCCTGCGAAAGTTCACCTGGGAGCGCGTTCTCAATCTGGTCAAGGATCGTGGGCTGGAGTGCGTGCGTACCAAGGAGGAGGTGGACAAGGATGCGCTGCGTGCCCTAGATGCGGACACTCTTGCCGCAGTGGGGTGCAAGCTTGTTGAGGAGGATTCCTTTTTTTACGAGCTGGCAGACACAGACCTGGCCAGCAACCAGTAAAGGAGGCGCGTATGAGCAGACTCATGGGCATGATCCGCGTTGCCAAGGCCCAGCTTGGCATGGATGAGGACACCTATCGGGACTTTTTGCACAACACTCTGGGCAAGAAGACAATGGCGGGCAGCACGGGCAAGGAGCAGTGGCGCGTTGTGGAGGCGCTTAAGGGGCTGGGTTTCCAGCCCCGGCCCATCCACAAAGGCAAGGAACTGCCCTGCGACCCGCAGGCCAAAAAAATACGGTCTCTGTGGCTGACAATGGCCGACTGCGGTGTGGTGCGGGACAGGTCGGAGCAGGCGCTCAACAGCTACGTGCGCCGCATCACCGGGCAAACGCTGGCCAATGCCACCACCAAACAGTGCATTGTGGTAATCGAGACTCTCAAATCATGGCTGGATCGGTGCGATGATGCTGATGCTCGTGCCAAATGCTTGGCCGTGCTGCGAGGTGAGTCTGGCGCGCCGCCGGTGATCAACGGCGCGCCGATCGCGGAGGTGGACAATGGGCGCGTACAGTGAGCGCGGCAAAGAGATACTCAACACAGTGACCTCCATTATTGATCAGGAGGCCACCAAGGGGACACCGGGCCTTGGCAAGCGCGTGGCGGACATCATTGCTGATCAATTTGGCGGGCAACAGATATATTTGCCCTTTGACCGGGAGCGGCGCGATGCCCGCATTTTTGCCGAGTATCGCGGTGACAACATCCATGCCATTGCAAGCAAGTATCGGGTGTCAACCCACCAGGTTTACAAAATCGTGCAGCGTGAGAAGGCAAAGAGGCGGCAAAAACAGACGTTGCTGCCAGGCGTGCGCATAGGGCAACAGCAATGACGTGCCCGGCCAGCAACCCCAAAGCCCCCATCTATACATGCTGGCAGCGCATTCCGGGGATTACTGATCCCCAGGAGATTCGGCGCTGCCAGCAGTGCCCACACGGCATGGTACTGATCGCATCAGTAACGTGGCAACGTGAGGTGGATCAGGATGTTCCTGACCAGGTAGACGCTCCACAGAGAGAGAACATTATTATGGATAAGCAGACATATACGGTGGCGCAATTGTCAGCATTGATAGGGATCTCTGTCAAAAATATTTACAACGCCAAAGGGCTTAAACGCCCTCCATCATCAGGCTCTATGACGGGGGCCGTGCTGACGGAAATGAGCAAGCGCGGCATAACCTGGGATCAGATTGTGCCAGCGTCCAAAGGTGGCGGGCAAAAGACCGCTGGAGCGCCCGTGCCTGATGATGGACAGATGGTGACGGATGGCAGCGCCACCGCCGCCGAAGATTCGCAGACTGTTGCGGCGGTACAGAAGATGCCCGATGCCGTGCCTACTGTCATGCGTGAGGTCATGTGCGAAAGATGGCCGCTCGAGGTGCTGATCAAAGCGGTCAGGGGCAAGCTGCCCCCCCACACGTCCATCACGATCAGCGCTTAGGGTGGTGGAGGGGAAGATGGATTTTAATCAATTTTCATTCTTGGGTACATTCGTCACCCCGGAAGGTGAGTGTATATGGGGAATGTCTAAACGGTCTTATTGCCGTGTAGCCTTCGCGTCAGGTGCATTTGCACGTTTCTTGGGCTTCACTGGATTAATTGCAACACCTCAACGCCTGATCGACCCTAGAAGTAACCAACCTTGGCAAAAGCCCGGCTCCTGGGGGTGGTATCGGCACAAAAAAATTTTCCAAACCAAGGCAGCGGTCGAGGAAGCCGCCAAGCGTGCCGCTGAAAAATGATGAAAAGGGAGGTTTCACCCTCCCTTTTTTCGTTGCACTATCTGCAATCTATTTGCACAGACGTTTCCCGATATATCCCGCCCAATCCCGGATTATCCCGCCTCTTTTCCACTAGTTATTACGTTACCCATCACCTTGCCGCGCGCCGCGCAGGCGTCCCAAGCTCCGCCTGAGGGCGGAATCCAGTGCCCGAAGGGCAGTAAAGATTAAAGGCTCATCCCACGCCGGGGAGGCGAAATCGCCGCCTCGCAGGCAGCTCCCCCCTAGTTCAATACCGTCGGCGCATCAGTCGCCACCATACTTGCAGGATGCCGCAGCAATAAAAGCTCCAGCTCCTCCAGCAAGGCCTTGCAGCCCTCGCCGTTCTTGGCGGAAATCGTCAACGCATGGGGAAAGGCATCCGCCAGCTCAGCGCGGGCCGGGGCTTCCAGCTGATCCCACTTGTTCAGAATCATCAGCCTCGGCATGCGATCCAGTTCCATTTCGGCAAGGATAGTTTCCACAGCGCTTATCTGCTGCAAAAGGTCAGGATGCGAAGCATCGGCAACGTGCAGCAAAAGATCTGCCGCTTCCAGCTCCTCAAGGGTGGCACGGAAGGCGTCCATCAGCTCCTTTGGCAGATTGCGGATAAAGCCCACGGTGTCGGCCATGATGATTTCTTTTTCCGCAGGAAAGCGCAGCCGCCGGGTTGTGGGGTCAAGCGTGGCGAAAAGCTTGTTTTCGGCCAGCACTTCCGAGCGGGTCAACGTATTGAGCAGGGTGGACTTGCCCGCGTTGGTGTAGCCCACAAGCGCCGCCAGCGGGATGCCCTGCCGTGAGCGCCGGGCGCGGGTGAACGAGCGCTGCCGCCGCAACTGGTCAAGCTCTTTGCGGATGCGGGCCATGCGCTCGCGGATTTTGCGGCGGTCGGTCTCCAACTTGGTTTCGCCGGGGCCGCGCCCGCCAATGCCGCCCATGAGGCGGTCCATGGCGCGGTTTCTGCCCACAAGGCGCGGCTGGGTATAGCGCAACTGGGCCAGTTCCACCTGGAGCTTGCCCGCGCGGCTCACCGCATGCTGGGCAAAAATATCCAGAATAAGCTGGGTGCGGTCAATGACCTTGCGCTCGGTGATGTCTGCCAGATTGTGCAACTGTGCGGGCGAAAGCTCGCCGTCAAAAACCATCATGCCAGCGCGGCCTTGCAGGGCCAGCACTTCAAGCTCTGCCACCTTGCCCTTGCCCATGATGAGGCGCGGGTTGATCTGCGCCACGCGCTGCACCATGCGCCCGGCAACGGTCAGGCCTGCGGTGCGGGCCAGTTCCGCCAGTTCGTCCAGATTGCGCTCCTGAATGATGCGCGGCTGCGTACCTACAGAAACCAGCATGGCGCGGGGGGTGTCGTCGGCTTCGCGGGCGTCCTCTGCCTTGCGGGCAAGCTCTTCTTCCAGAGCTTCGGCGGTGGCAACAAACTGCGATTCCGTGCGATCCCAGGGCTGGGGCGTATCAAGGTGATAGGGCTGGCTGCCCGAAGGATTGGGCAAAAGATGGGCCGCCTGCCATTGCACAGGTTCGCCAACCGGGTTCACGGTGAGCGCCACCACGGCATCGAGCCGCAGAAAGAGCATGTCCATCAGGTCTTCCTGACTGATGCCGCCGGGGGAAAGGTGGGTGTGCAGCAGGCGCAGGCCGCGCAGGCGTTCCTGCCCGCTGCGCCCGCGCGGCAGTTCGGGAATCATGATGCTGCCCGCCTCGCCCACAATAACCATCTGCACCCGGCCCTTGCGGTCAATAAGCAGGCCCAGTTGCCGCCCCACGGCGCGTGAAAGCAGGGAGAGTTCCCGGGCCTGGTCAACGGTGTAGACTTCTTCCGCCGGGAAACGGCGGTTGAACAGGCGGGTGAGTGCTGCAAGCTGGCTCGGCTTGAGCCCTTGCACGTTACCTTCTGGCTTTGGGATGGGAAGCTCCTGAACGAAAAAATGTTAAACCGCACCCGCAACCACTGTACCTCAAAAGGGGCAGGGCTGCGGGTGCGTGAACAAATGCGGTGAGTGGGCTGTGTACAAGCCTAGGGACGCAGATACGAGGTGATCAGGGCATCGTAGCGCGAGGTTGCCTCAAAAGCACGCGATGCCATAACCTGCCGGAACTCAAGGCCCACTGTGGTATCTTTTTCCATTTCTTCCATGGCGGCGGTGTACCACTGCGGCGAGGGCAGCACCAGGATGCTGTGGAAGTTCTTGGCCGCAGCGCGCAGCATGCAGGGGCCGCCGATGTCAATTTCCTCCACGGCCTGCTCAAGGGAGAGGTGGCGTTCCACCGCGCCCGCAAAGTCGTAAAGGTTGACGCAGACAAGGTCAAAGGGGCGAATGCCCTTTTCTGACAGGGTCTGCATGTGCTGCGGCTCGTCCTTGTTGGCCAGAATGCCCGCATGAATCTTGGGGTGCAGGGTTTTGACCCGGCCACCCAGAATCTCGGGGAATCCTGTGACGGTGCTTACTGCGGTGACGGACAGCCCGGCCGCCTCAAGGGCCTTCTGGGTGCCGCCGGTAGAGATAAGCTCCACCCCCCGCGAGGTAAGAAACGTGGCAAACTCCACAAGGCCGCTTTTGTCCGTAACGCTCAGAATAGCGCGACGAATTGGCAAAATATCCATAAGCGACTCCTTGAAAAATGTCCCGAAAAGGGTTTGGCGGCGTATATACGCCCACATTCTTGATACTGCAAAAAGCCCGTTCTGGCAATGCGTTGCAGACAAAGCCCTCCCTGAGGCCCCTTGCCCGCAAAACAAGGCAAGGCTATGCTGCGGCAGGAGGACGTATGCAGCTCAAGCTTGTTTCATGGAATGTCAATGGTCTGCGCGCCGTGGCGGGCAAGCCCGAATGGGAATGGTTTTCGCGCACCGAAGCGCAGGTTGTGGCCTTGCAGGAAACCAAGGCCCACCCGGACCAGTTGAGTGAAGACGTGCGCGACCCTGACGGATGGGAATCCCACTGGTCGTGGAGCACGGTAAAAAAGGGCTACTCGGGCGTGGCGGTATTCAGCAAGATACCTTCGCTGAATGTCAGCGTGGAGCTGCCCCAGCCGGAGTTTCAGGGCGAGGGCCGTCTGCTGCATCTGGAGTATCCGCAGTTCCACTTT
It contains:
- a CDS encoding IMP cyclohydrolase; the encoded protein is MDILPIRRAILSVTDKSGLVEFATFLTSRGVELISTGGTQKALEAAGLSVTAVSTVTGFPEILGGRVKTLHPKIHAGILANKDEPQHMQTLSEKGIRPFDLVCVNLYDFAGAVERHLSLEQAVEEIDIGGPCMLRAAAKNFHSILVLPSPQWYTAAMEEMEKDTTVGLEFRQVMASRAFEATSRYDALITSYLRP